The Pedobacter mucosus genome window below encodes:
- a CDS encoding type 1 glutamine amidotransferase domain-containing protein, producing the protein MKVLMVLTSHSELGNTGEKTGFWIEEFAAPYYVLADAGVALTIASPKGGQPPIDPKSDAPDAQTEATKRFKADENLKNILANTVKLSDVIEADFDAVFYPGGHGPLWDLANDEKSIALIEDFNKAKKPIAFVCHAPGVLIKVKDENGDPLVKGKEVTGFSNTEEEAVKLTDVVPFLLEDEFKKLGGHYSKGADWASYVKQDGLLITGQNPGSSEEAAELLLKTLKEAK; encoded by the coding sequence ATGAAAGTATTAATGGTTTTGACTTCGCATAGCGAATTAGGGAATACAGGTGAAAAAACAGGGTTTTGGATTGAAGAATTCGCAGCCCCATATTATGTTTTGGCTGATGCCGGCGTAGCGCTTACCATTGCATCGCCAAAAGGCGGACAGCCACCAATTGATCCAAAAAGTGATGCGCCAGACGCACAAACCGAAGCCACAAAAAGGTTTAAAGCTGATGAAAATTTGAAAAATATTCTTGCAAATACAGTAAAACTAAGTGACGTTATTGAGGCAGATTTTGATGCCGTATTTTATCCAGGCGGTCATGGTCCACTTTGGGATCTTGCTAACGATGAAAAATCAATTGCGCTGATTGAAGACTTCAATAAAGCAAAAAAACCAATCGCATTTGTTTGTCATGCGCCAGGCGTTTTAATTAAAGTTAAAGATGAAAACGGCGATCCATTGGTAAAAGGCAAAGAGGTTACTGGTTTTTCAAATACAGAAGAAGAGGCAGTAAAACTTACGGATGTTGTGCCATTTTTATTAGAAGATGAGTTTAAAAAATTGGGTGGACATTACAGTAAAGGTGCAGATTGGGCTTCGTATGTTAAACAAGATGGATTGCTGATTACTGGTCAGAATCCAGGTTCATCAGAAGAAGCTGCCGAATTACTTTTAAAAACTTTAAAAGAAGCTAAATAA